The Malassezia restricta chromosome I, complete sequence genome contains the following window.
GAGTTCCACTGTGCTGTTGTAAGGCGCCACGACTGCATTAGAATTCGGGCCATAAATCTTGGGGTCCATGATGGCTGTATCATTCTCTGTTTTCATAGTCAAGATAGGCGGCGTCAGTGGTGCTTTAAATTGAGTTCCATTGAAAGTACCAATCGGAATTCCATCTTCAGTAGAGTTCATGCCTACCATCAGGGTTACGGCCATGTCAGGTTTTGTTTCAGCAGACTCCTTGTGCACCGGTTCCAACAAAAGATCATCGAACAGCTTGAAGGTGCTAATCGTCTTCCGGCCTTTACCCAATTTTGCGTTCTTTTTTCCGTACGAAACCTTACTGGTCAAGTTTAACCTCAAGTGATCTCCATCCTGGTGCTTGAAGCCACCTCCATACATATCCTTTTCCATGTCTGCGTGAATCCGCCAATCGTTCTCTGCCGAATTACGGGCCTTGACGAGCACAGAATAACGCTGGCCAATTCCCACCTGCACCACATCCGTAGCGAAGCGTTTAACATCTGTACCATCTGCTTCAATAATGTCCATGTCATGTCCCTCAATCCAAAAGTCGAACCTGCTGGCTGCGGACATGTTGATGAGTCGCAGGCGATAAGTCTTTCCTGGTTCGAACGGCAGCGTTGCGTTTTCGTTGTATCCTGGAAGGTTCTTTGCCGTTTGGTTTGCCTTTGTATGTGCAAAATACATAAGTCCTTCCTTCGGGGTAGGATAGATAGGGTCTGGTTTCAGAAACTTGTGGTGCTTAAGGTATCCGTGTTCTTCATGATACCAATCGGTCAACGCAACGGTGTAATCGTCGTCGTAATCGTAAACCTCTCCATTGGCGTTGTGAATGATGAAAGGAGTGCGAAGTCCGTCGGTGTATTGTCCCTTATAATGTCCATGAAGCCAATAAGTTCCCCACTGACTTTCTGTTTTTCCTGCTCTAGGCGAGTTCAGTATTTCATAGTTGAATGACTGGCCATCTGGAATAGGACACTGCGCAACATTTGCAGCCCCGTCAAAGTAATTGACATTCTGGTAGTACAAGCCATGGGCATGCAATGTCGTGGGCCTTCCATCACCGAACGCGTTCGACACGTTGATATGGAGGAAATCGTTCGAGTTGATACTCACAGGGTCGTGCGGAAACTTGCCATTGATGCCGATAGCTCGGCGAGGAAACTTACCGTCCGGATTCACATTGTCAATCCAGCCGATTTTCCAGTGTTTGCCCACATCGGCAGCATAAGCACCTGCCGCAAAAGCTGCGGATATGGCGAGATGAAATTTCATTGCGATGTTGTGGGCGAACAAAGGTAGCGTCACAATCGTGTGTTTTTATCATTTTCTTGTCACCTGTTGAGCAAACTCTAGGTCCACCTAAACAGAATTACATAAGCCATTGATCAAAGCATCAGTCGTAGGACGAAAATGGGCTCTTCCTGCATGTTCCGAACACGTGCATACTTCCTCGCAAACGCGCGTCCATGCGATAGGCTAATGGTGTGTAGAAATTACTGCTATCCACAATGGCAAAATAAACTCATTCTTAGCTGTTCCTGGGGAACTTCTCCTGACCTATGGGCTCAAATATCTTGGCATTGCCAAAAAAACTAGAGTTATATCATACAGTTATGGCACCGTCGGGCTAGCTTCCTTGGACTGAATAGGTAATGTGCCAAATTATGGCATATAGAACATGGTCATGAAAAAAAGTTCAAATATTCCTCGTCCTTGGGTGGCTACCATAAGCTACACGATATTTCTATTAGTCACTTGCATTCATTGGGATAGTGATGTGCCATATGATGGCATCAAGAATTGATTTTTATTACACTCCATGCATCAAGCGCATTTCCTCGACCATGCCAAAGAGCTCCTCTTCCTACTGTAAAGTGCAGATACCAAAGTGCCACGTCAAGGGAAAGTCAAAGGTTCCATGCGCATGACCTACGCATTCTATGCGGGAAAATGCCCTAGCTGATTCAGCGACGGTGTAATCTTCGTCCATACGAGCGACGAGCAATACTCCAGTGCTGTCAAGATTAGTCACTACACTGCCACATATGTAGATTCTTTATTAAAAGCAGCGATATGACACGACCTGGGGCAATTAAAACTGTCATGGTATCTGAAGCAGCTGATAGCGGTGCAACTGGACCCTATCCTATTGCGTCGTGAACCTTAATGAAGGCTTCCGTTGTTTTATAAGGGGGGGGGTGAATGCGGTCTTATCAACTATCTTGTACAACGAGCGCCAGAATGTCATTGTGCAGCCTGTTCTATTTCTTCGTGGCAACATTAGTCGTCGGCACCTACGGTACAAGAAACGATCCGATCTATAATGTACAAGCGCTACGTGCACGTTTAGGTTCAGAAGGAACCAAAAAGTTCGAAATCCCGACCAGATTACCAAATGTTACGTTTGAAGTACCCCCCTCATGGGGTGGTTATCAGCCGGTTAGCCCAAGGCATGATGAAACGCGTCAACTCTACTTTTGGATGTTCCCTGCAACTGGAAAAGTTGGCCACGACGACCTTGTTGTCTGGTTCAACGGCGGTCCTGGTTGCTCATCTCTCACGGGTGTTCTCACTGAGGAGGGTCCTGTGAAATTCAACAATGTAACGCACAAGGCTGAACCCAATCCGTATTCATGGACAAATTTGACGAACATGATCTGGGTTGATCAACCTGCTGGCACCGGCTTCTCTCGTGGTCAACCGAAAAACCAATCTATGGAACAAATCGCCGAGGAATTCAACGGGTTTCTGCTCTCATTGTACCAAACCTTTCCCAAGTTGCAAGGCAAGAGGCTCTGGCTTGCAGGGGAAAGCTACGCAGGCAAGTTCATTCCCTACATGGCCGACTGGATTTACAAGCATGAAGTTGAGAACCAGAAAGCAGGTATTCATCTCCATGGCATTAATATGATAGATGGATTCTTTATGGACGACATAATTGGGAAGGAACTCCCATCCATGCAATTTGCCCAACAACATTACAGGAGCATGAATATAAGTGAGGCTGACATGAGCGCTCTCGAAGCCAAAGCACAGAAAATTGGCATTGATGATTACGTGGAGAGATATCTTCATTATCCTCCGAAGGGTCCGCTCCCTATCCCGCGCAACTTGAACAAGCCCGAGTCGGTATATTCTACATTCAAGAATTTGGCGAAGAAGGCGAACCCATGCTTCTCTCCATTCTATGTTATAGCCACGGCACCATGTCCGCTGAACTCTATGGGTCAGAACGTCACGTCGGAAAAGGCTTTCCCGCAGAATTACTTCAATGATATGCCTTCCATCAAGCCAATCATTCATGCTGACAACAAAACTTATTTGTCGTGCTCCCGGGCTAAGCCGTTTAAAATCATGAAGAAACTCCACACTCAATTTCCTATTCATACCGTTCTCCCTGGCGTTATCGAAAAGAGCAATCGCACCAtcatccagcacggcaAGCTTGATTATATCATGCTGGTGAATGGCACCTCGCTAGCTATCCAGAATATGACTTGGGCCGGCGCGCAGGGTTTCCAATCCAAACCTAACAAAACGCTTCTTGTGGACGGTGAAACGGCTGGCTTGTATCATAGCGAGAGGAAGTTGTCATTGGTTCAAGTCGACCGCGCGAGCCACATGATCGCGGCCTACAAACCCAAGCCAGCTTACAAGTTGCTTCAATTTTTGCTGGGACAAATTGAAGAGGAAGACCTGATCAAGGCCTAACCCTTGGTTCTTTATCTGTCTATTCACATGTCAAGTTACATCTACACGCACGCATCCTTGTAAATACAAACCATAGGCTTCATTCTGCCCGAGTAGCTCAGTCGTGTTCAAACTCAAGCATTAATTAAATAACGAGATATGATTGGCGGAATCCTGTTCTTTGGGGAAACGCCCTCTATTTTTGGTGGGGTTTGCCCATGCACTGCAGTTGTGCGACCATAAACTCATTGAGCTCCAACGATGTCGTTGGCTTCGCCACTGATCCCTATCAAAAGGGCTCCAGTAAATTCAAGAAAATATAAGAGTCGAGAACATTTTGCGAATGACAAAAAGAATGCAGCTCCGAGAGTGGATTCTCGTCAATCGAACAGTGACTTGTCCTTTTCTAATTCCAGGAAGGTTCTGAAACAAACAGGGTCGCACCAGAAAACAACCAAAGACACTCAAAGTAACCTTGGATTCCAGAAAAATAAACTGTCCAGCTCAAAAAAACTGCCACTTATACCGGAGTGCTCTCGTGAAGGTCTTGGGCATGAAACAAGGTCCTGTGTAACACCAGATCACCGTGCACGCGTTGGAAACGACTCTTGCAACGGTGTTTCTAAATCCCAGTCTTCACATTCAATGATTGAACAAGCTAATGATTCGGATAATGAATTTTATGACGCCATTGAAGCCACAGAAGCAAGTTTACCTGTAACAACCCAAATCACAAAGAAAGCCGATGCAAATCAAAGCCCATCTGACGTGTCTCCCGCCCCGCATCCCAATTTTCAAGGAAAATTCAATAAAATACATGACTTGCAGCTTCTTGCCAGTAATGCCAAGGACCGATCTGCGCGCATCTCTCGTCTCACTTATGCTGATGTTAGGCAATTGCCAGACAACATGTACCAAGACATTCTTGTGACACACCGCGCTTTACATTGCTTCCTTAACAGCCGCATGATGGAAGCTTATGAAATTGTAGAACCCTACTCTGAATGTCGTCTCTACTACACTCTTGGTTATGCTCTCTTGTCAACAATCAAGGCTATGATGACATTTGAACATCAAGACCTCGGCACCGCTATATCACATTGCAGGGATGCACTTCATATTGCTCACTTGCTGCGCAAAAAGCAATCTGCTTTGTCTTCATTTGGCCGCTTTGTACGTGGTGCGGGTCCCTCTGTGGCGTGGTTTTCTTCAATGACACCTGTGGAAAAGCATGCAGAACTTATATCTTCTGAATGCACGCTTCTCAAAGCCGTATTGGGCATTGCGCATTCAGGTGATATTCTTGGTTCTTTGTCTGAAATATTCCATCTACGAGCTGCGTATGGTGAATACAGAAGCCTTCTCAAGTTTATTGAATGGGAagatgcacatgcgcagGAAAAAACAGATGAACATTTTCGCAGCGGTGTGTTCCTGGGCTCAGGATGTATCAGCTTGATTTTGGGACTGTTGCCTTCCAAGGTGTTGAAGATCATGGAGATTTTCGGCTATGAAGGCGATGTACAGGTGGGCCTAAGGCTTTTGTGCCAAGCATCTGGATGGAATCCTGATCCATCCAAGAGAGTTCCTTTGCACACAATTGAGACAGAAGGCATACGAGGCCCTCTTTCTGATATGGCTATGTTGATGTATCATTTGGTCATTTCCACATTTATTCCAGTGCCACATGTCAACATCGACTTTTCAGAAAAAGTATTGAACTATCATCTTCAGCGCTATCCTCAAGGTGTATTTTTCCTCTACTTTCAAGGTCGTCTATATTCCACACAAGCTCGCTCTGCAAAGGCCATTGAATGCTTCAAAGAAGCTCGTGATGTCCAAAATGAGTATGTGCAGCTCAAGCACATTTGCTACTGGGACATGGCACTTGCTTATATGTCTTTGAACGAATGGAGAAAGACGAGCTTCTGCTTCACAGTGCTGGCTAACGAGAACAATTGGTCGAAGGCGCTGTACCATTAtgctcgtgccgcttcGCTGTATGAAACAGGCAACGCAACAGAACGAGAGGAAGCTAAAGAAGTGATGGAGCGTGTGCCCTCTATGACACAACGTATTGCGGGCAAAAGCATCCCTCTTGAAAAATTTGCGGCTCGTAAAGCTCGCAAGATGACGCAATACGGATACCTCTTCCATCCTGCTATGGAATTTGCTTATTTGACACACTGTTACACTTCGTCTTCTCCCAGCTCGCTTTATCAACGATCTTTACCCATTATCGAAAAAGAACTGGCGCGTATGGAGACAGAAGCCAACCCGGTTCAAGATGACCTTTGTCTGGCGCACTTTTTGCACGGTGTCATTCTGCGCAATTTAGCTTACCCTGAAAACCATGTCAAAAAAGACTCTTTCGAGGGATATTTCAATGCGTCTGAAGCGTGCACTAAGGCTGAAACGAGCCTTTTGTATGTGGCTAAACATGGTGCCTTGTGTGAGTACGACCACTATATGCTATACTTTTGTCATTATGAACTCGGTCGCCTATACATCAGTATGGGACGACACGCTGATGCTCGCTCACAATTAGAGCTGGTTCTCAGTGGTAAAAATCTTGGTGACCATGGCCGTAAAGGCAAATACAGCATGCAAAACATGTGTGTATTGCGTTCTAACGCTGCTCTCGAATTAATGTAATGTTGTTTATGCTTTTTATGTGACGTAGGATTTATGCATTTCAGATTCGTAAGCCATCGGCGCTGCGCCCTCAATTCTGCTTCCATCTAGCATACTGGGTGCATGGTACAAGAGGCGTGCCTGATAaagcgtgcgcgccacgcgcaaCCCGCTTCAGACCAGGCCTTTTTCCAGCTTCAATTATCCGCCTTTGCATTCCTTTCCTCTTGCGGGTTTCAAGGCTCTAGTGCGAATGCGTGCCATGTATTTGCAGAGTGTATACAACGATACATCACTCTTCTAGGGCGCACCGCAACAGGTATGGCTATGGGAGCTGGGCGCCATACCGCGAATATATGGGATGTGATCATGTCACTGGAGGAAATTATGGGCCAAGGTACCTTGGATGAGCTAATGGAGTGGGCCAACGATGAGGGCATCTGGAGACGCACGACTACCGACTTTTGGTCCCCAACGCTGCGTAAGGAACAAGCTAAACTGGCACGGCTCGCAAATCACGAACTATGCTCCCAACGTACGTCGTTTTCTTTTGAAGAGATCCAAGATGAAGCCTTGTATGTCGAGCTCACTATTCGCGAAGCCCTGGATCAGTGCCTCGAAGACGATCTCGTCTGGGGCACTAGTGCTTATGTGACGGGTACAAAACGTCCATATATCGAGGAAAGACTTCAAGATGATGAAAATTCTTACATTCCATCGTTCCTACCGCGCTTCCCTACTAAGGATGCATGGAAAGAGCGTACCCCGACCGACAATGTCGTCCGGGCTCGCGCTCCCAAGCCCAAGACAGAGGCGAAGGCCCGTCCCATACCGCGAGCTGCTACGATACAGGGTGTGCCCCCATCTGACGAACTGGGCGAGGATGGTGTCCGAAAGGtatggcgtcgtcgagccaTGGCGTACGCTGGTGTGCTTGCTGAGAGCTCGGGTACCCGATCAGAATTGCCATCTCTGGATGTTTGTGCGAAGCGCCGCGGTCCAGAAGCAAAACTTGTTCCACATGGTTCCACCACGTCTTCTATCGATGCGTTTATGCAAGTCATGGATGCGCTAGGTGATGATCCCACGACACAGACGCCTATGCTTCTGACGTCCTTATCTCGATCTCATCATACCAATCCAACGTCCACCTCTTTGATGGCGGCAGCATTTAAGCGACGCAGACTTGCACACGCGATGGCTGACCCGCTTCGCTATGTGCCCAACGACTCGATGCACGGCTGCGTGCACGTACATCCGACCTCGCCGTCTGCAGCCCCAGGTCCGAGTCTGCTGATTACGATCCCACCCGCCAAGGATGGTGTCGATGAAGATACCCATGCTGCCACAGCTGCGCCTCTATTTACGCCCGTGCATCCGCATGGACGTACGGTCGCCATGGTGCCTCCCTCGGGTGCGCAGTTCCCCACTATGTCCTATCGACATGCATCGCACTTATACCATGCCGCCCGAATGCTTCTGTATCCCGACATGCAACGTGTCTTTTCTAGGCTTTCTGATCCACCAGCTATTTTGGACGATCATCGTACCGAGCAGGTGTATCATGGAACGGCTGCGAGTCGCACGCAGTTATCCGGCACCATTATGTCCGTTCGACACCGTGATACCCTAGGTGTCATGGTGAGTCGATACCGTGGCGCCAACTCCATACTGCATGCATCACTTGAGCGCTTGCGATTCCACTTGGCAGCTGAACAggaggcacagcgccgagCTGCTTTGGAAGACGGCCGCGAAAACGAAGTTGAAGAACCTATTCgcggcgagcgcatcaaaATGCCCGTCAAGGGCACCTTGGTTCACTCGTGGGACTGGCAAAAAGCTGACCCTTACGCATGATATTAGCGTCTCTTTTCAATATGCTTTTGTAGCAGCTTCTTGGCTTCTTCATCGCGCCCAAGATACGTAAGTCGCTGAGCTCGTCTTATGCGAATCACTTCCAGGCAAAATTCGATCGATGCCTCAGTGCGCCGCTTTCGCTCAGCGACATGATGCCGGAAGCAAAACGACAAGGGGAATCGGAAGCCGAGCCACAAATAAATGGTCAGCGAGCGATGCAGCGATTCCAGCAACATGAGAGTATCCACATGGAGTatcgcctcgtcctgctGTACCCACATGGCCAAAGGTTGTGTAGACTTTGCCGCCTTGCGGCGTGCTTCCGCATCAGCTGCGATCTGCGTCACGGCTTCTTCCACCTCCAAGGTACCCAGGTCTTTGGCACAAGCCTCGAATTCTACTAGTTCTCCCCGGGCATATTTTTCAATCGCATTGCCAACCCAGGCCATCGCACGTTCGTCTCGAACATTCACAGGAGTGTTGGACCACGTCTCCTTTTCGGCATGAGTGAGCAAACCGCATCCACGATGCTCAATGAGAGCAGAGATCGCCTGTTGCGATACAAAGTCCGATATGGCAAAGATACCAGCATCGAGgtcggccatggcatgaAACTCTTCAAGCAAGGATGACATGGAGTTTTCTTGCAAAACATTGCGCACCGCTTCTTTTGGCCGCGAGCGGGGTAGAAGGAAAGAAAGAGATTCTAGCTTTTGTTTGCTCGGCTGGATCAAGGCATGCGTGACTGAGCGAACAGGAGCTGCTAGCGCAGCGCGCAAAATGTCCATTTCATCTTCGTGCCGGGTAAGAACAAGACCATGTGGACTCGCATCGCGAGAGGTGCCATAGCGGCCAGCGCGTCCTGCAATTTGCTTGATCTGAGACAAGGACAAGGGCACGGTTTCGGTTCCATTCCATTTACTAAGGGTATCAAAGATCACACGCTTTATACGCAAGTTCAGACCCATGCCAATAGCATCACTTGCTACCATTACATCCAATTTACCGGCATTGAACAGCTTGGCTTGCTCACTCTTGGTCTCAGGGGGCAGTGCGCCGTATGCCAGGGCGCACTGCAAGCCGGTTCTTGCCTCGATTTGCTCTTTCAATCGAAAGATCGTACTGCGCTTAAAAGCCAC
Protein-coding sequences here:
- a CDS encoding Csr1-phosphatidylinositol transfer protein, yielding MSLASPLIPIKRAPVNSRKYKSREHFANDKKNAAPRVDSRQSNSDLSFSNSRKVLKQTGSHQKTTKDTQSNLGFQKNKLSSSKKLPLIPECSREGLGHETRSCVTPDHRARVGNDSCNGVSKSQSSHSMIEQANDSDNEFYDAIEATEASLPVTTQITKKADANQSPSDVSPAPHPNFQGKFNKIHDLQLLASNAKDRSARISRLTYADVRQLPDNMYQDILVTHRALHCFLNSRMMEAYEIVEPYSECRLYYTLGYALLSTIKAMMTFEHQDLGTAISHCRDALHIAHLLRKKQSALSSFGRFVRGAGPSVAWFSSMTPVEKHAELISSECTLLKAVLGIAHSGDILGSLSEIFHLRAAYGEYRSLLKFIEWEDAHAQEKTDEHFRSGVFLGSGCISLILGLLPSKVLKIMEIFGYEGDVQVGLRLLCQASGWNPDPSKRVPLHTIETEGIRGPLSDMAMLMYHLVISTFIPVPHVNIDFSEKVLNYHLQRYPQGVFFLYFQGRLYSTQARSAKAIECFKEARDVQNEYVQLKHICYWDMALAYMSLNEWRKTSFCFTVLANENNWSKALYHYARAASLYETGNATEREEAKEVMERVPSMTQRIAGKSIPLEKFAARKARKMTQYGYLFHPAMEFAYLTHCYTSSSPSSLYQRSLPIIEKELARMETEANPVQDDLCLAHFLHGVILRNLAYPENHVKKDSFEGYFNASEACTKAETSLLYVAKHGALCEYDHYMLYFCHYELGRLYISMGRHADARSQLELVLSGKNLGDHGRKGKYSMQNMCVLRSNAALELM
- a CDS encoding Bromodomain associated protein translates to MVQEACLIKRARHAQPASDQAFFQLQLSAFAFLSSCGFQGSSANACHVFAECIQRYITLLGRTATGMAMGAGRHTANIWDVIMSLEEIMGQGTLDELMEWANDEGIWRRTTTDFWSPTLRKEQAKLARLANHELCSQRTSFSFEEIQDEALYVELTIREALDQCLEDDLVWGTSAYVTGTKRPYIEERLQDDENSYIPSFLPRFPTKDAWKERTPTDNVVRARAPKPKTEAKARPIPRAATIQGVPPSDELGEDGVRKVWRRRAMAYAGVLAESSGTRSELPSLDVCAKRRGPEAKLVPHGSTTSSIDAFMQVMDALGDDPTTQTPMLLTSLSRSHHTNPTSTSLMAAAFKRRRLAHAMADPLRYVPNDSMHGCVHVHPTSPSAAPGPSLLITIPPAKDGVDEDTHAATAAPLFTPVHPHGRTVAMVPPSGAQFPTMSYRHASHLYHAARMLLYPDMQRVFSRLSDPPAILDDHRTEQVYHGTAASRTQLSGTIMSVRHRDTLGVMVSRYRGANSILHASLERLRFHLAAEQEAQRRAALEDGRENEVEEPIRGERIKMPVKGTLVHSWDWQKADPYA
- a CDS encoding iron transport multicopper oxidase; its protein translation is MKFHLAISAAFAAGAYAADVGKHWKIGWIDNVNPDGKFPRRAIGINGKFPHDPVSINSNDFLHINVSNAFGDGRPTTLHAHGLYYQNVNYFDGAANVAQCPIPDGQSFNYEILNSPRAGKTESQWGTYWLHGHYKGQYTDGLRTPFIIHNANGEVYDYDDDYTVALTDWYHEEHGYLKHHKFLKPDPIYPTPKEGLMYFAHTKANQTAKNLPGYNENATLPFEPGKTYRLRLINMSAASRFDFWIEGHDMDIIEADGTDVKRFATDVVQVGIGQRYSVLVKARNSAENDWRIHADMEKDMYGGGFKHQDGDHLRLNLTSKVSYGKKNAKLGKGRKTISTFKLFDDLLLEPVHKESAETKPDMAVTLMVGMNSTEDGIPIGTFNGTQFKAPLTPPILTMKTENDTAIMDPKIYGPNSNAVVAPYNSTVELKLVSAGGAHPFHLHGTKFQLVERMKNTSLPCTKQCSRENPLRRDTVILPAGGSVTMRFRADNPGAWMMHCHMDWHLAAGLAMMVIQAPREAKKMLDVPSYFPQQCRMQGLPVHGNAGGVRGSTTDFGRLN
- a CDS encoding carboxypeptidase D, producing MRSYQLSCTTSARMSLCSLFYFFVATLVVGTYGTRNDPIYNVQALRARLGSEGTKKFEIPTRLPNVTFEVPPSWGGYQPVSPRHDETRQLYFWMFPATGKVGHDDLVVWFNGGPGCSSLTGVLTEEGPVKFNNVTHKAEPNPYSWTNLTNMIWVDQPAGTGFSRGQPKNQSMEQIAEEFNGFLLSLYQTFPKLQGKRLWLAGESYAGKFIPYMADWIYKHEVENQKAGIHLHGINMIDGFFMDDIIGKELPSMQFAQQHYRSMNISEADMSALEAKAQKIGIDDYVERYLHYPPKGPLPIPRNLNKPESVYSTFKNLAKKANPCFSPFYVIATAPCPLNSMGQNVTSEKAFPQNYFNDMPSIKPIIHADNKTYLSCSRAKPFKIMKKLHTQFPIHTVLPGVIEKSNRTIIQHGKLDYIMLVNGTSLAIQNMTWAGAQGFQSKPNKTLLVDGETAGLYHSERKLSLVQVDRASHMIAAYKPKPAYKLLQFLLGQIEEEDLIKA